The following are from one region of the Passer domesticus isolate bPasDom1 chromosome 13, bPasDom1.hap1, whole genome shotgun sequence genome:
- the MEIKIN gene encoding meiosis-specific kinetochore protein isoform X4 — MGRVMPPRLASSVAPKGQKKKFSGKNLPKIKENVEYTEERSSCNRSCSNQVTVSETTGFKIKEDETEESSVPLKDSKIINFESKGSLKNAEVTSSTEITLPTGVSTFLIECLDEDSAADYSTASDSLEIYSSPETFRDDDLDIGKYKNSTLLDSSKAVTIDKIPQISNLSAILEPVPKDFPERCTKRKRPSSCYYSSSGLNISTTLAGKKLCKITAASERTPDLKSGMRCSSPLGPESKYDNRTVKAKRLKKKESSFNPFEEGSSSFRQLDAPENKSARSKGLTAEALPNKPTRAVVQMTSTMLIMEEDKVLKNPGNSQLLELDLSLSPVCKASPGEDLFLNTTGPFVNSEEIVPASLSSEKEIIPQSPEERNILKPLCERREICSIVRLSPEPRPSRLQQAPVNSKKFCLPKRVPEDTITSTKNWTYSKQR; from the exons ATGGGCAGGGTAATGCCGCCAAGATTGGCGTCCTCGGTGGCCCCCAAAG GCCAGAAGAAAAAGTTCAGTGGGAAAAACTTACCAAAGATTAAAGAAAATGTTGAATATACTGAAGAGAGATCTTCATGCAACCGAAG CTGCAGCAATCAAGTGACTGTCAGTGAAACAACAGGCTTCAAGATAAAAGAAGATGAAACTGAAGAAAGCAGTGTACCACTGAAG GATTCCAAAATAATTAACTTTGAAAGTAAAGGAAGTTTGAAAAATGCTGAAGTGACTTCAA GTACAGAAATTACTCTTCCCACAGGTGTTTCCACCTTTCTCATAGAGTGTTTAGATGAAGATTCAGCTGCAGATTACAGCACTGCTAGTGACAGCCTGGAAATTTACTCATCCCCTGAAACATTCAGAGATGATGATTTGG ACATTGGCAAGTACAAGAACTCTACTCTCCTGGACTCCAGCAAAGCAGTGACTATTGATAAGATACCACAGATCTCAAATCTTTCAGCAATATTAG aacCTGTACCAAAGGATTTTCCAGAGCGATGCACTAAAAG AAAGAGACCATCAAGTTGCTATTACAGTTCTTCAGGATTAAACATTTCAACTACACTGGCAG gaaaaaaactctGTAAAATAACAGCTGCAAGCGAGAGAACTCCAGACCTAAAAAGTGGTATGCGCTGTTCTTCACCATTAGGACCGGAAAGCAAG TATGATAATCGAACAGTTAAAGCCAAAAggctgaagaaaaaagaaagcagtttTAATCCCTTTGAAGAAGGTTCATCATCGTTTAGGCAGCTTGATGCCCCAGAAAACAAGTCAGCCCGATCAAAGGGCTTGACAGCAGAAGCTCTGCCAAACAAACCTACACGTGCTGTGGTG CAAATGACTTCCACCATGCTAATCATGGAGGAAGATAAAGTCCTAAAAAATCCTGGTAATTCTCAGCTTCTAGAGCTAGAT CTTAGCTTGTCGCCGGTGTGTAAAGCCTCACCTGGGGAAGACCTGTTCCTGAATACCACAGGTCCATTTGTTAACTCAGAAGAAATTGTTCCTGCATCTCTGagctcagaaaaagaaattattcctcAAAGTCCAGAagaaaggaatattttaaag CCTCTGTGTGAGAGACGAGAAATCTGCTCCATCGTTCGACTGTCACCAGAACCGAGGCCTTCCCGGCTGCAGCAAGCTCCAGTTAACTCAAAAAAGTTCTGCCTTCCCAAAAGAGTGCCTGAAG ataCTATAACAAGTACCAAAAATTGGACCTACTCTAAACAGAGATGA
- the MEIKIN gene encoding meiosis-specific kinetochore protein isoform X5: MRAGAAGAAPPEGRRAAEAAAARVAMERERRLRAPCAGKAPRKKRRSSPLPGAVALPGSRAGSSQICRRRLFGSAGPEPACQKKKFSGKNLPKIKENVEYTEERSSCNRSCSNQVTVSETTGFKIKEDETEESSVPLKDSKIINFESKGSLKNAEVTSSTEITLPTGVSTFLIECLDEDSAADYSTASDSLEIYSSPETFRDDDLDIGKYKNSTLLDSSKAVTIDKIPQISNLSAILEPVPKDFPERCTKRKRPSSCYYSSSGLNISTTLAGKKLCKITAASERTPDLKSGMRCSSPLGPESKYDNRTVKAKRLKKKESSFNPFEEGSSSFRQLDAPENKSARSKGLTAEALPNKPTRAVVPLCERREICSIVRLSPEPRPSRLQQAPVNSKKFCLPKRVPEDTITSTKNWTYSKQR; encoded by the exons ATGCGGGctggggcggcgggggcggcgccgccggaggggcggcgggcggcggagGCTGCGGCCGCCCGGGTTGCCATGGAGCGGGAGCGCCGGCTCCGCGCTCCCTGCGCCGGCAAGGCGCCGCGGAAGAAGCGCCGCTCGTCCCCTCTGCCGGGGGCGGTCGCTCTCCCGGGCAGCCGGGCCGGCAGCTCCCAGATATGCCGGCGGCGCCTGTTCGGCAGCGCGGGGCCCGAGCCCGCCT GCCAGAAGAAAAAGTTCAGTGGGAAAAACTTACCAAAGATTAAAGAAAATGTTGAATATACTGAAGAGAGATCTTCATGCAACCGAAG CTGCAGCAATCAAGTGACTGTCAGTGAAACAACAGGCTTCAAGATAAAAGAAGATGAAACTGAAGAAAGCAGTGTACCACTGAAG GATTCCAAAATAATTAACTTTGAAAGTAAAGGAAGTTTGAAAAATGCTGAAGTGACTTCAA GTACAGAAATTACTCTTCCCACAGGTGTTTCCACCTTTCTCATAGAGTGTTTAGATGAAGATTCAGCTGCAGATTACAGCACTGCTAGTGACAGCCTGGAAATTTACTCATCCCCTGAAACATTCAGAGATGATGATTTGG ACATTGGCAAGTACAAGAACTCTACTCTCCTGGACTCCAGCAAAGCAGTGACTATTGATAAGATACCACAGATCTCAAATCTTTCAGCAATATTAG aacCTGTACCAAAGGATTTTCCAGAGCGATGCACTAAAAG AAAGAGACCATCAAGTTGCTATTACAGTTCTTCAGGATTAAACATTTCAACTACACTGGCAG gaaaaaaactctGTAAAATAACAGCTGCAAGCGAGAGAACTCCAGACCTAAAAAGTGGTATGCGCTGTTCTTCACCATTAGGACCGGAAAGCAAG TATGATAATCGAACAGTTAAAGCCAAAAggctgaagaaaaaagaaagcagtttTAATCCCTTTGAAGAAGGTTCATCATCGTTTAGGCAGCTTGATGCCCCAGAAAACAAGTCAGCCCGATCAAAGGGCTTGACAGCAGAAGCTCTGCCAAACAAACCTACACGTGCTGTGGTG CCTCTGTGTGAGAGACGAGAAATCTGCTCCATCGTTCGACTGTCACCAGAACCGAGGCCTTCCCGGCTGCAGCAAGCTCCAGTTAACTCAAAAAAGTTCTGCCTTCCCAAAAGAGTGCCTGAAG ataCTATAACAAGTACCAAAAATTGGACCTACTCTAAACAGAGATGA
- the MEIKIN gene encoding meiosis-specific kinetochore protein isoform X3 encodes MRAGAAGAAPPEGRRAAEAAAARVAMERERRLRAPCAGKAPRKKRRSSPLPGAVALPGSRAGSSQICRRRLFGSAGPEPACQKKKFSGKNLPKIKENVEYTEERSSCNRSCSNQVTVSETTGFKIKEDETEESSVPLKDSKIINFESKGSLKNAEVTSSTEITLPTGVSTFLIECLDEDSAADYSTASDSLEIYSSPETFRDDDLDIGKYKNSTLLDSSKAVTIDKIPQISNLSAILEPVPKDFPERCTKRKRPSSCYYSSSGLNISTTLAGKKLCKITAASERTPDLKSGMRCSSPLGPESKYDNRTVKAKRLKKKESSFNPFEEGSSSFRQLDAPENKSARSKGLTAEALPNKPTRAVVQMTSTMLIMEEDKVLKNPGNSQLLELDPLCERREICSIVRLSPEPRPSRLQQAPVNSKKFCLPKRVPEDTITSTKNWTYSKQR; translated from the exons ATGCGGGctggggcggcgggggcggcgccgccggaggggcggcgggcggcggagGCTGCGGCCGCCCGGGTTGCCATGGAGCGGGAGCGCCGGCTCCGCGCTCCCTGCGCCGGCAAGGCGCCGCGGAAGAAGCGCCGCTCGTCCCCTCTGCCGGGGGCGGTCGCTCTCCCGGGCAGCCGGGCCGGCAGCTCCCAGATATGCCGGCGGCGCCTGTTCGGCAGCGCGGGGCCCGAGCCCGCCT GCCAGAAGAAAAAGTTCAGTGGGAAAAACTTACCAAAGATTAAAGAAAATGTTGAATATACTGAAGAGAGATCTTCATGCAACCGAAG CTGCAGCAATCAAGTGACTGTCAGTGAAACAACAGGCTTCAAGATAAAAGAAGATGAAACTGAAGAAAGCAGTGTACCACTGAAG GATTCCAAAATAATTAACTTTGAAAGTAAAGGAAGTTTGAAAAATGCTGAAGTGACTTCAA GTACAGAAATTACTCTTCCCACAGGTGTTTCCACCTTTCTCATAGAGTGTTTAGATGAAGATTCAGCTGCAGATTACAGCACTGCTAGTGACAGCCTGGAAATTTACTCATCCCCTGAAACATTCAGAGATGATGATTTGG ACATTGGCAAGTACAAGAACTCTACTCTCCTGGACTCCAGCAAAGCAGTGACTATTGATAAGATACCACAGATCTCAAATCTTTCAGCAATATTAG aacCTGTACCAAAGGATTTTCCAGAGCGATGCACTAAAAG AAAGAGACCATCAAGTTGCTATTACAGTTCTTCAGGATTAAACATTTCAACTACACTGGCAG gaaaaaaactctGTAAAATAACAGCTGCAAGCGAGAGAACTCCAGACCTAAAAAGTGGTATGCGCTGTTCTTCACCATTAGGACCGGAAAGCAAG TATGATAATCGAACAGTTAAAGCCAAAAggctgaagaaaaaagaaagcagtttTAATCCCTTTGAAGAAGGTTCATCATCGTTTAGGCAGCTTGATGCCCCAGAAAACAAGTCAGCCCGATCAAAGGGCTTGACAGCAGAAGCTCTGCCAAACAAACCTACACGTGCTGTGGTG CAAATGACTTCCACCATGCTAATCATGGAGGAAGATAAAGTCCTAAAAAATCCTGGTAATTCTCAGCTTCTAGAGCTAGAT CCTCTGTGTGAGAGACGAGAAATCTGCTCCATCGTTCGACTGTCACCAGAACCGAGGCCTTCCCGGCTGCAGCAAGCTCCAGTTAACTCAAAAAAGTTCTGCCTTCCCAAAAGAGTGCCTGAAG ataCTATAACAAGTACCAAAAATTGGACCTACTCTAAACAGAGATGA
- the MEIKIN gene encoding meiosis-specific kinetochore protein isoform X2 — MRAGAAGAAPPEGRRAAEAAAARVAMERERRLRAPCAGKAPRKKRRSSPLPGAVALPGSRAGSSQICRRRLFGSAGPEPACQKKKFSGKNLPKIKENVEYTEERSSCNRSCSNQVTVSETTGFKIKEDETEESSVPLKDSKIINFESKGSLKNAEVTSSTEITLPTGVSTFLIECLDEDSAADYSTASDSLEIYSSPETFRDDDLDIGKYKNSTLLDSSKAVTIDKIPQISNLSAILEPVPKDFPERCTKRKRPSSCYYSSSGLNISTTLAGKKLCKITAASERTPDLKSGMRCSSPLGPESKYDNRTVKAKRLKKKESSFNPFEEGSSSFRQLDAPENKSARSKGLTAEALPNKPTRAVVLSLSPVCKASPGEDLFLNTTGPFVNSEEIVPASLSSEKEIIPQSPEERNILKPLCERREICSIVRLSPEPRPSRLQQAPVNSKKFCLPKRVPEDTITSTKNWTYSKQR, encoded by the exons ATGCGGGctggggcggcgggggcggcgccgccggaggggcggcgggcggcggagGCTGCGGCCGCCCGGGTTGCCATGGAGCGGGAGCGCCGGCTCCGCGCTCCCTGCGCCGGCAAGGCGCCGCGGAAGAAGCGCCGCTCGTCCCCTCTGCCGGGGGCGGTCGCTCTCCCGGGCAGCCGGGCCGGCAGCTCCCAGATATGCCGGCGGCGCCTGTTCGGCAGCGCGGGGCCCGAGCCCGCCT GCCAGAAGAAAAAGTTCAGTGGGAAAAACTTACCAAAGATTAAAGAAAATGTTGAATATACTGAAGAGAGATCTTCATGCAACCGAAG CTGCAGCAATCAAGTGACTGTCAGTGAAACAACAGGCTTCAAGATAAAAGAAGATGAAACTGAAGAAAGCAGTGTACCACTGAAG GATTCCAAAATAATTAACTTTGAAAGTAAAGGAAGTTTGAAAAATGCTGAAGTGACTTCAA GTACAGAAATTACTCTTCCCACAGGTGTTTCCACCTTTCTCATAGAGTGTTTAGATGAAGATTCAGCTGCAGATTACAGCACTGCTAGTGACAGCCTGGAAATTTACTCATCCCCTGAAACATTCAGAGATGATGATTTGG ACATTGGCAAGTACAAGAACTCTACTCTCCTGGACTCCAGCAAAGCAGTGACTATTGATAAGATACCACAGATCTCAAATCTTTCAGCAATATTAG aacCTGTACCAAAGGATTTTCCAGAGCGATGCACTAAAAG AAAGAGACCATCAAGTTGCTATTACAGTTCTTCAGGATTAAACATTTCAACTACACTGGCAG gaaaaaaactctGTAAAATAACAGCTGCAAGCGAGAGAACTCCAGACCTAAAAAGTGGTATGCGCTGTTCTTCACCATTAGGACCGGAAAGCAAG TATGATAATCGAACAGTTAAAGCCAAAAggctgaagaaaaaagaaagcagtttTAATCCCTTTGAAGAAGGTTCATCATCGTTTAGGCAGCTTGATGCCCCAGAAAACAAGTCAGCCCGATCAAAGGGCTTGACAGCAGAAGCTCTGCCAAACAAACCTACACGTGCTGTGGTG CTTAGCTTGTCGCCGGTGTGTAAAGCCTCACCTGGGGAAGACCTGTTCCTGAATACCACAGGTCCATTTGTTAACTCAGAAGAAATTGTTCCTGCATCTCTGagctcagaaaaagaaattattcctcAAAGTCCAGAagaaaggaatattttaaag CCTCTGTGTGAGAGACGAGAAATCTGCTCCATCGTTCGACTGTCACCAGAACCGAGGCCTTCCCGGCTGCAGCAAGCTCCAGTTAACTCAAAAAAGTTCTGCCTTCCCAAAAGAGTGCCTGAAG ataCTATAACAAGTACCAAAAATTGGACCTACTCTAAACAGAGATGA
- the MEIKIN gene encoding meiosis-specific kinetochore protein isoform X1 gives MRAGAAGAAPPEGRRAAEAAAARVAMERERRLRAPCAGKAPRKKRRSSPLPGAVALPGSRAGSSQICRRRLFGSAGPEPACQKKKFSGKNLPKIKENVEYTEERSSCNRSCSNQVTVSETTGFKIKEDETEESSVPLKDSKIINFESKGSLKNAEVTSSTEITLPTGVSTFLIECLDEDSAADYSTASDSLEIYSSPETFRDDDLDIGKYKNSTLLDSSKAVTIDKIPQISNLSAILEPVPKDFPERCTKRKRPSSCYYSSSGLNISTTLAGKKLCKITAASERTPDLKSGMRCSSPLGPESKYDNRTVKAKRLKKKESSFNPFEEGSSSFRQLDAPENKSARSKGLTAEALPNKPTRAVVQMTSTMLIMEEDKVLKNPGNSQLLELDLSLSPVCKASPGEDLFLNTTGPFVNSEEIVPASLSSEKEIIPQSPEERNILKPLCERREICSIVRLSPEPRPSRLQQAPVNSKKFCLPKRVPEDTITSTKNWTYSKQR, from the exons ATGCGGGctggggcggcgggggcggcgccgccggaggggcggcgggcggcggagGCTGCGGCCGCCCGGGTTGCCATGGAGCGGGAGCGCCGGCTCCGCGCTCCCTGCGCCGGCAAGGCGCCGCGGAAGAAGCGCCGCTCGTCCCCTCTGCCGGGGGCGGTCGCTCTCCCGGGCAGCCGGGCCGGCAGCTCCCAGATATGCCGGCGGCGCCTGTTCGGCAGCGCGGGGCCCGAGCCCGCCT GCCAGAAGAAAAAGTTCAGTGGGAAAAACTTACCAAAGATTAAAGAAAATGTTGAATATACTGAAGAGAGATCTTCATGCAACCGAAG CTGCAGCAATCAAGTGACTGTCAGTGAAACAACAGGCTTCAAGATAAAAGAAGATGAAACTGAAGAAAGCAGTGTACCACTGAAG GATTCCAAAATAATTAACTTTGAAAGTAAAGGAAGTTTGAAAAATGCTGAAGTGACTTCAA GTACAGAAATTACTCTTCCCACAGGTGTTTCCACCTTTCTCATAGAGTGTTTAGATGAAGATTCAGCTGCAGATTACAGCACTGCTAGTGACAGCCTGGAAATTTACTCATCCCCTGAAACATTCAGAGATGATGATTTGG ACATTGGCAAGTACAAGAACTCTACTCTCCTGGACTCCAGCAAAGCAGTGACTATTGATAAGATACCACAGATCTCAAATCTTTCAGCAATATTAG aacCTGTACCAAAGGATTTTCCAGAGCGATGCACTAAAAG AAAGAGACCATCAAGTTGCTATTACAGTTCTTCAGGATTAAACATTTCAACTACACTGGCAG gaaaaaaactctGTAAAATAACAGCTGCAAGCGAGAGAACTCCAGACCTAAAAAGTGGTATGCGCTGTTCTTCACCATTAGGACCGGAAAGCAAG TATGATAATCGAACAGTTAAAGCCAAAAggctgaagaaaaaagaaagcagtttTAATCCCTTTGAAGAAGGTTCATCATCGTTTAGGCAGCTTGATGCCCCAGAAAACAAGTCAGCCCGATCAAAGGGCTTGACAGCAGAAGCTCTGCCAAACAAACCTACACGTGCTGTGGTG CAAATGACTTCCACCATGCTAATCATGGAGGAAGATAAAGTCCTAAAAAATCCTGGTAATTCTCAGCTTCTAGAGCTAGAT CTTAGCTTGTCGCCGGTGTGTAAAGCCTCACCTGGGGAAGACCTGTTCCTGAATACCACAGGTCCATTTGTTAACTCAGAAGAAATTGTTCCTGCATCTCTGagctcagaaaaagaaattattcctcAAAGTCCAGAagaaaggaatattttaaag CCTCTGTGTGAGAGACGAGAAATCTGCTCCATCGTTCGACTGTCACCAGAACCGAGGCCTTCCCGGCTGCAGCAAGCTCCAGTTAACTCAAAAAAGTTCTGCCTTCCCAAAAGAGTGCCTGAAG ataCTATAACAAGTACCAAAAATTGGACCTACTCTAAACAGAGATGA